In the genome of Shewanella glacialimarina, one region contains:
- a CDS encoding YheV family putative zinc ribbon protein: MTKIKKRFVAGAKCPKCGAKDSILLFKENNIETIECTDCDYREQQTDIEVPKKSTGNMIGVFKPE, encoded by the coding sequence ATGACAAAAATAAAAAAACGTTTTGTAGCGGGGGCTAAATGCCCTAAATGTGGCGCGAAAGACAGTATTTTATTATTTAAAGAAAATAACATTGAAACGATTGAGTGCACCGATTGTGACTATCGTGAGCAGCAAACTGATATCGAAGTGCCTAAAAAATCAACCGGTAATATGATCGGAGTATTTAAGCCTGAGTAA
- a CDS encoding DUF4124 domain-containing protein yields MARTIYLLVLLLSSFMVQGNTNAIYKCMKDDKVVFSHSVCPEAFRQHKIEYENGITTEIDSDKREIKIDPLKALLNKQTISKEKLLQLLEGEIYRLKQENSYFEILRASEVQKLDRKRFWQTKAKDDPSYGLELQEINQRFDELILSNNNVIKVLNQHKSKIEAEASPDELMSQ; encoded by the coding sequence ATGGCAAGAACTATATATTTATTGGTGCTTTTACTCAGTTCTTTTATGGTGCAGGGGAACACTAATGCCATCTATAAATGTATGAAAGATGACAAAGTCGTATTCAGCCATAGCGTTTGTCCGGAAGCATTCCGCCAACATAAAATTGAATACGAAAACGGTATCACTACTGAAATCGATTCAGATAAACGTGAAATCAAAATTGATCCCCTCAAAGCACTCCTGAACAAGCAAACCATTTCAAAAGAAAAATTACTCCAATTACTTGAGGGAGAGATCTATCGTCTTAAGCAGGAAAATAGCTACTTTGAAATTCTGCGAGCAAGTGAAGTGCAAAAATTAGATCGTAAACGTTTTTGGCAAACTAAAGCCAAAGATGACCCTAGCTATGGGTTAGAATTACAAGAGATTAACCAACGCTTCGACGAACTCATACTCAGTAATAACAATGTGATTAAAGTATTAAATCAGCATAAATCAAAAATTGAAGCTGAAGCGTCACCAGATGAGTTAATGAGTCAGTAA
- a CDS encoding TIGR02444 family protein: protein MTTFHNDIWQQCEQKYLCDPQAYIALQDNYQVNVNLLLLAQQLDQQSYPLGINDWQQLSRVIEPWEAGVLKPYRQLRRLAKAHLTTDEYQKMLQVELMLERKSQKMLLQHINLIQADSTASDKTIKDDPINTTINGALNTANHNSYHYLSLFGLTLSHLPS from the coding sequence ATGACAACATTTCATAATGACATCTGGCAACAATGCGAGCAAAAGTACCTGTGTGACCCACAGGCTTATATTGCGCTACAAGACAATTACCAGGTGAATGTCAATCTGCTACTACTAGCACAGCAGCTAGATCAGCAATCTTATCCGCTTGGTATTAATGATTGGCAACAATTATCCCGTGTAATAGAGCCATGGGAAGCTGGCGTATTAAAACCTTACCGCCAGTTGCGGCGGTTGGCTAAAGCGCATTTGACCACAGATGAATATCAAAAAATGTTACAGGTTGAATTGATGTTAGAGCGTAAATCACAAAAAATGTTGCTACAACATATCAATCTCATTCAAGCTGATTCAACAGCATCTGACAAAACGATTAAAGATGATCCTATCAATACCACTATCAATGGCGCACTTAATACAGCTAACCACAACAGCTATCACTATTTAAGCCTATTTGGTCTAACACTGTCACATCTTCCGAGCTAG
- a CDS encoding polynucleotide adenylyltransferase PcnB translates to MSRDSHDISRRQISENALKVLYRLHKSGFKAYLVGGGVRDILLGLEPKDFDVVTNATPDEIKKLFRNCRLVGRRFRLAHIVFGRDVIEVATFRGHHGENSDTISKSNAEGRLLRDNVYGEIDEDAERRDFTVNALYYDISDFSIRSYGGGIEDLQARKIKLIGDPETRYREDPVRMLRAVRFATKLSMVIDPISAAPIKSLAPLLADIPAARMYEEVLKLFFAGKAQANYQMMQDFDLFGPLFPQIQGVIADLPKGHAAKMLNAVMRSTDDRVNQDKPVTPAFFYAAILWYPLKQRADDIALESGLQLYDAHVAAMGDVMEEQCRTISIPRRFSTPAKDIWQLQLRFERSQGSRAFKLLEHPKFRAAYDLLLLRGEVEGGSVAKQAAWWKSFVEADETQRGDIAKGSGKTSSNRNRNTAQRKRKRKPAVKTDSAAE, encoded by the coding sequence ATTTCACGTGATAGCCACGATATTTCGCGCCGCCAGATCAGCGAAAATGCATTAAAAGTGCTTTATCGACTGCACAAGTCAGGTTTTAAAGCCTATTTAGTCGGTGGCGGAGTTCGCGATATTCTATTAGGGCTGGAGCCTAAAGACTTTGACGTTGTGACCAATGCCACTCCAGATGAAATCAAAAAATTATTCCGTAATTGCCGCTTGGTCGGACGTCGCTTTCGCTTAGCACATATTGTTTTTGGACGTGATGTTATTGAAGTGGCAACATTTCGTGGACATCATGGCGAAAATAGCGACACAATTTCAAAGTCAAATGCCGAAGGCCGCCTATTACGTGACAACGTATACGGTGAAATTGATGAGGATGCTGAGCGTCGCGACTTTACGGTTAACGCCTTATATTATGATATTAGTGATTTTTCTATCCGCAGTTATGGCGGTGGCATTGAAGACTTACAGGCACGTAAAATTAAGTTAATAGGCGATCCTGAAACCCGTTATCGTGAAGACCCTGTTAGGATGTTGCGCGCGGTAAGGTTCGCCACAAAACTATCGATGGTAATTGATCCTATATCTGCCGCCCCAATTAAATCATTAGCACCACTATTAGCCGATATTCCAGCAGCACGTATGTACGAAGAAGTGTTAAAACTTTTCTTTGCAGGCAAAGCTCAAGCTAATTATCAAATGATGCAAGATTTTGATTTGTTCGGTCCACTATTCCCTCAAATACAAGGGGTTATAGCTGACTTGCCTAAAGGCCATGCGGCTAAAATGCTCAACGCAGTTATGCGCAGCACCGACGATCGTGTTAACCAAGATAAACCTGTTACGCCAGCATTCTTTTATGCGGCAATACTATGGTATCCACTAAAGCAACGTGCTGACGATATCGCCCTTGAAAGTGGTTTGCAATTATACGATGCCCATGTTGCCGCTATGGGCGATGTGATGGAAGAGCAATGTCGCACTATCAGCATTCCGCGCCGTTTTAGCACACCTGCAAAAGATATTTGGCAGCTACAGCTTAGATTTGAACGAAGCCAAGGTTCGCGCGCATTTAAATTATTAGAGCACCCTAAATTCCGTGCAGCGTATGATTTATTGTTACTGCGAGGTGAAGTTGAAGGTGGCAGCGTAGCCAAACAGGCTGCGTGGTGGAAATCATTTGTTGAAGCTGATGAAACACAACGTGGTGATATTGCTAAAGGCTCAGGCAAAACAAGCTCAAACCGTAATCGCAATACAGCACAGCGTAAAAGAAAGCGCAAACCTGCTGTTAAAACGGATTCAGCAGCAGAATAA
- the panB gene encoding 3-methyl-2-oxobutanoate hydroxymethyltransferase, translating to MSKVTSSTLLKFKKEGKKFTALTAYDASFAGAFDSEGIDVLLVGDSMGMVLQGHDDTLPVTVADIAYHTTCVRRGINRALLIADMPFMSYSTAEQTMQNAAILMQAGANMVKVEGGHWLLESVKMLTERGIPVCAHLGLTPQSVHVFGGFKVQGRDADNAQRILDEAKALQAAGAQLLVLECIPATLAKTITEALSIPVIGIGAGADTDGQILVMHDVLGISSGYIPRFSKNYLKQTGEIRSAIRAYIDEVADGSFPAEEHIFN from the coding sequence ATGTCAAAAGTCACTAGTTCTACCCTATTGAAGTTCAAAAAAGAAGGTAAAAAATTCACTGCACTAACCGCATATGATGCCAGTTTTGCAGGTGCCTTTGACAGCGAAGGGATTGATGTTTTATTAGTGGGTGACTCTATGGGAATGGTGTTACAGGGTCATGATGACACCTTACCTGTTACCGTTGCTGATATTGCCTATCACACAACATGCGTACGTCGCGGTATAAACCGTGCTTTACTGATCGCTGACATGCCTTTTATGAGCTATTCAACCGCAGAACAAACCATGCAAAATGCTGCAATATTAATGCAGGCTGGCGCTAATATGGTCAAAGTTGAAGGCGGTCACTGGTTACTTGAAAGTGTTAAAATGCTCACTGAACGCGGTATCCCAGTTTGCGCTCATTTAGGATTAACGCCTCAGTCTGTCCATGTATTTGGTGGTTTCAAAGTCCAAGGACGCGATGCAGATAATGCTCAACGTATTTTAGATGAAGCCAAAGCTTTACAGGCAGCTGGTGCTCAATTATTAGTCCTTGAATGTATTCCGGCAACCTTAGCTAAAACAATCACAGAAGCACTTTCAATTCCGGTTATCGGTATTGGCGCTGGAGCAGATACTGACGGTCAAATCTTAGTTATGCATGATGTTTTAGGCATATCGAGTGGTTACATTCCTCGCTTTTCAAAAAACTATCTTAAACAAACTGGCGAGATCCGCAGCGCCATTCGCGCTTATATTGACGAAGTAGCCGACGGTTCATTCCCAGCTGAAGAACACATTTTTAATTAA
- a CDS encoding ABC transporter ATP-binding protein: MISISQAQLIRGSKTLLDETSVTIYPGHKVGLVGANGTGKTSLLALILGHLHLDKGEFSLPANWQISSVAQETPALDVSALEYVLDGDTEFRQLEAQLITAQDENDGNAIALIHGKIDAIGGYAIRARAGALLAGLGFGDVEQSNPVKSFSGGWRMRLNLAQALLCRSDLLLLDEPTNHLDLDTMYWLEGWIKSYQGTLILISHDRDFIDAIVDEIIHVEHHKLNFYKGGYSAFEHVRAERLSQQQVAFERQQKERAHMQSFVDRFRYKASKAKQAQSRLKALERMAELLPSQADNPFQMAFREPEALPNPLIKMEQVAVGYGDKTILSKVQLNLVPGARIGLLGRNGAGKSTLIKLLSGQLQALSGKYEPNPGLNIGYFAQHQIEFLQLDDTPLQHLSRLAAPSVREQELRNFLGGFGFNGDMALSPVRPFSGGEKARLVLALLVWQRPNLLLLDEPTNHLDLEMRHALTMALQTFEGAMVIVSHDRHLLRLSCSDYYLVDQGVVKPFDGDLDDYHQWLLDAAKAAQANQKSENTNTDTPQIDKKQLKRIEAELRQKVSPLRKQQTKLETEQQKFTDRLAELEVTLADGSLYEAENKAKMTQVLNERTKLTQAMDESEMAWLEIQEQIEEIELSFKAD; the protein is encoded by the coding sequence ATGATCAGTATTAGCCAAGCACAATTAATTCGAGGCAGTAAAACCTTACTCGACGAAACCTCTGTGACGATTTACCCTGGTCACAAAGTGGGTTTAGTCGGCGCAAATGGTACCGGAAAAACGTCATTATTGGCATTGATTTTAGGTCATTTACACCTAGATAAAGGCGAGTTCTCACTACCCGCAAATTGGCAAATATCCTCTGTCGCCCAAGAAACCCCGGCGCTTGATGTATCTGCATTAGAATATGTTTTAGATGGCGATACTGAGTTCCGCCAGCTTGAAGCTCAACTCATCACCGCGCAAGATGAAAATGATGGCAATGCCATCGCCCTTATTCATGGTAAAATTGATGCCATTGGAGGCTACGCTATCCGCGCCCGAGCGGGTGCACTATTAGCCGGTTTAGGTTTTGGCGATGTTGAACAAAGCAACCCAGTTAAAAGCTTCTCAGGTGGCTGGCGGATGCGTTTAAACCTTGCTCAAGCGCTATTATGCCGCTCAGACTTATTATTACTCGATGAACCTACCAACCACTTAGATTTAGATACCATGTATTGGTTAGAAGGTTGGATTAAGTCTTATCAAGGCACCTTGATTTTGATTTCCCATGACCGCGACTTTATTGATGCCATCGTGGATGAAATTATTCATGTTGAACATCACAAACTCAACTTCTATAAAGGCGGCTACAGCGCATTTGAGCATGTACGAGCTGAACGTTTATCACAGCAGCAAGTAGCCTTTGAACGTCAGCAAAAAGAACGTGCACATATGCAGTCTTTTGTTGACCGTTTTCGCTATAAAGCCAGTAAAGCCAAGCAAGCTCAAAGTCGCCTAAAAGCGTTAGAACGCATGGCTGAGCTTCTGCCATCCCAAGCTGACAATCCATTTCAAATGGCGTTCCGTGAACCAGAAGCCCTACCGAACCCATTGATAAAAATGGAACAGGTTGCTGTGGGTTATGGTGATAAAACGATTTTAAGTAAGGTGCAACTTAACTTGGTGCCTGGTGCTCGAATTGGTTTGTTGGGCCGTAATGGTGCCGGTAAATCAACCCTAATTAAGTTACTTTCAGGGCAACTTCAGGCTTTATCGGGTAAGTATGAGCCTAACCCAGGACTTAACATTGGTTACTTTGCTCAGCATCAAATTGAATTTTTGCAACTAGATGATACACCACTACAGCATTTGTCTCGTCTCGCTGCGCCCAGTGTTCGCGAGCAAGAATTACGTAACTTTTTAGGTGGATTTGGGTTTAATGGTGATATGGCATTATCACCTGTAAGACCTTTTTCCGGTGGTGAAAAGGCCCGTTTAGTACTGGCATTGCTAGTATGGCAGCGGCCTAACCTGCTGCTATTAGATGAACCCACCAACCACCTTGATTTAGAGATGCGCCATGCCTTAACCATGGCACTGCAAACCTTTGAAGGAGCAATGGTTATCGTGTCGCACGACCGTCACTTATTACGCCTCAGCTGCAGTGATTATTACCTTGTCGATCAGGGTGTGGTAAAGCCTTTCGATGGTGATCTAGATGATTATCATCAATGGTTATTAGATGCAGCAAAAGCAGCCCAAGCTAATCAAAAGTCAGAAAACACCAATACTGATACACCACAGATTGACAAAAAACAGCTAAAAAGAATTGAAGCAGAATTACGCCAAAAGGTATCACCGTTAAGAAAACAGCAAACAAAACTAGAAACTGAACAGCAAAAATTTACTGACCGTTTAGCAGAACTTGAAGTAACATTAGCCGATGGAAGCCTGTATGAAGCTGAAAATAAAGCCAAAATGACGCAGGTGCTCAATGAGCGCACTAAACTGACTCAGGCGATGGATGAAAGTGAAATGGCTTGGTTAGAAATACAAGAGCAAATTGAAGAAATAGAGCTGTCATTCAAAGCTGATTAA
- the panC gene encoding pantoate--beta-alanine ligase, with the protein MITTAAISDIRDQVNAWRIKGETVAFVPTMGNLHQGHITLVSRALKQADHVVVSIFVNPLQFGINEDLGAYPRTLAADKQALVDAGAALLFTPTPETIYPKGLDKQTFIEVPEIGDELCGASRPGHFRGVATIVNKLFNIVQPDMAFFGNKDFQQLLVIKTMVADLSLPINIIGVETIREPSGLAMSSRNGYLTTEEKINAAALKQALDKMALCIQQGISIIEASHHATALLIEAGFTPDYLEVRNSHNLQPVTTEDKNLVVVAAAYLGKARLIDNLTFDR; encoded by the coding sequence ATGATCACCACTGCCGCCATATCTGACATTCGCGATCAAGTAAACGCTTGGCGCATTAAAGGCGAAACAGTTGCATTTGTCCCAACCATGGGTAATTTACATCAGGGTCATATTACCCTTGTTAGTAGAGCACTGAAACAAGCTGACCATGTTGTTGTGTCTATTTTTGTTAATCCACTTCAATTTGGTATAAATGAAGACTTAGGCGCTTATCCACGCACCTTAGCGGCAGATAAACAAGCCTTAGTTGACGCTGGCGCTGCATTATTATTTACCCCAACACCAGAGACTATTTATCCTAAAGGCTTAGATAAACAAACTTTTATAGAAGTACCAGAAATCGGTGATGAGCTTTGCGGCGCAAGTCGTCCAGGCCATTTCCGTGGTGTCGCGACGATCGTGAATAAACTGTTCAACATAGTTCAGCCAGACATGGCTTTTTTTGGCAATAAAGACTTTCAACAATTATTGGTCATTAAAACCATGGTCGCAGACCTATCGTTACCAATTAATATTATTGGCGTAGAAACGATTCGTGAGCCATCAGGTTTAGCCATGAGTTCACGTAATGGTTATTTAACCACTGAAGAAAAAATAAATGCTGCAGCGCTTAAACAAGCATTAGATAAAATGGCACTCTGTATTCAACAAGGTATTAGTATTATTGAGGCCAGTCATCACGCCACTGCATTACTTATTGAAGCTGGCTTTACCCCAGATTATCTTGAAGTCCGCAATAGTCACAATTTGCAACCCGTTACTACCGAAGATAAAAATTTGGTGGTTGTCGCAGCAGCATATTTAGGAAAAGCGCGTCTTATCGATAACTTAACATTTGATCGATAG
- the folK gene encoding 2-amino-4-hydroxy-6-hydroxymethyldihydropteridine diphosphokinase, whose product MTLVYVALGANLAEPEQQLNQAVAALKKIAVTGDITVSSYYRSTPMGDVVQPDYVNAVACFNTHLEPIELLNSLQNIEQQQGRVRNERWGPRTLDLDLLLYGLHIIDIPRLQVPHYGMKERSFVLIPLAEIAEDLILPCHQALKSLLTPEMQQSLHKIPNKS is encoded by the coding sequence ATGACTCTAGTTTATGTCGCATTAGGGGCTAATCTTGCAGAGCCAGAGCAACAGCTAAACCAAGCTGTTGCTGCGTTAAAAAAGATTGCTGTCACTGGTGATATCACAGTGTCGAGTTATTATCGCTCAACGCCCATGGGTGATGTTGTTCAACCTGATTATGTTAATGCAGTAGCCTGCTTTAATACTCACCTTGAACCCATTGAATTACTCAATAGCCTTCAAAATATTGAACAACAACAAGGTCGGGTACGTAATGAACGTTGGGGACCAAGAACATTAGATCTTGATCTATTATTATATGGTTTACACATCATTGATATACCAAGATTACAGGTCCCGCATTACGGTATGAAGGAACGCAGCTTTGTGTTAATCCCGCTGGCTGAAATTGCTGAAGACTTAATTTTGCCTTGTCATCAGGCACTTAAATCACTACTGACACCAGAAATGCAGCAGTCTTTGCACAAAATACCGAATAAAAGTTGA